The Bifidobacterium animalis subsp. animalis ATCC 25527 genome has a segment encoding these proteins:
- a CDS encoding TetR/AcrR family transcriptional regulator, with product MASASRMSSYQRREQLLHIGRSLFAAKGFEAVSVEEIAATAKVSKPIVYEHFGGKEGLYAVVVDREMRALNDTLVAALSAQDVHPRQIVERTALALLTYIEENAEGFQVLVRDSPSTDPSSSFSSLLGDVSMRVGEILSEWFKKQKLPTKGVPYYAQMLVGMTVFTGQYWADQRKVSKEQLAALIVNLAWNGLSRMKAKPELRFEGEKAKKAAQQAAENDGTEETRTESPSA from the coding sequence ATGGCCAGTGCTTCGAGAATGTCTTCATACCAACGTCGTGAACAGCTGCTGCATATAGGGCGTTCGCTGTTCGCCGCCAAGGGGTTCGAAGCGGTGAGCGTGGAGGAGATCGCGGCAACCGCGAAAGTGAGCAAGCCGATTGTCTACGAGCATTTCGGCGGCAAGGAGGGCCTGTACGCGGTGGTGGTCGACCGCGAGATGCGCGCGCTCAACGACACATTGGTGGCCGCGCTGTCGGCACAGGACGTGCATCCGCGGCAGATCGTGGAACGCACGGCGCTCGCATTGCTCACCTATATAGAGGAGAACGCCGAGGGATTCCAGGTGCTTGTGCGCGATTCGCCAAGCACCGACCCGTCGAGCTCGTTCTCGTCGCTGCTGGGCGATGTATCGATGCGCGTCGGCGAGATCCTGAGCGAATGGTTCAAGAAGCAGAAGCTCCCCACGAAAGGCGTGCCGTATTACGCACAGATGCTCGTGGGCATGACGGTGTTCACCGGGCAGTATTGGGCCGACCAACGCAAGGTGAGCAAGGAGCAGCTCGCCGCGCTCATTGTGAACCTCGCATGGAACGGCCTGTCACGCATGAAGGCGAAGCCGGAACTGCGCTTCGAGGGCGAGAAGGCGAAAAAGGCGGCGCAACAGGCGGCGGAGAATGACGGCACGGAGGAAACGCGCACCGAATCCCCTTCTGCGTAA
- a CDS encoding ammonium transporter, which translates to MSQLDSGNAAWILTSACLVFLMTPGVALFYGGMVRAKAVLNMLIMEAAALSVTMIIWGLWGWSIAYAGNSIGGVFGDPATGFLLRDTMVAQDGVFTSASLNSNAYPASVDVAFQAAFAMITVALICGAIAERVKYSTWMIFVALWITFDYAPMAHMVWNGGLLSADGPISQALGAQAHDFAGGTVVHINAAVAALIIVLIIGKRKGFGVEPMRPHNVPFVMLGAFLLWFGWFGFNAGSAFAANGVAGYAWVSTSLAAAAAMLTWGFTEKIRTGHYTAMGAASGIVAGLVAITPAADVVSPIWAIVLGAIAGVVTCLACSLKFKLGYDDSLDVVGVHGVGGLVGTVLLGFFMEGTGLFYSGKWNQLGVQLIIAIIAIAFSAVITTIIAFALEKTIGWRVTQAQEVAGIDLADQGERAYDFAGTASSVIREMK; encoded by the coding sequence ATGAGTCAGCTTGATTCCGGCAACGCCGCGTGGATATTGACGAGCGCCTGCCTGGTGTTTCTTATGACGCCTGGTGTGGCGCTGTTCTATGGTGGCATGGTCCGTGCCAAGGCCGTGCTCAACATGCTCATCATGGAGGCGGCGGCACTGTCGGTCACCATGATCATCTGGGGCCTGTGGGGCTGGTCCATCGCCTACGCCGGCAATTCGATCGGCGGTGTGTTCGGCGACCCGGCCACCGGCTTCCTGCTTCGTGACACCATGGTTGCACAGGATGGCGTGTTCACCTCCGCCAGCCTCAACAGCAATGCCTACCCGGCCAGCGTTGACGTCGCCTTCCAGGCTGCGTTCGCCATGATCACCGTCGCGCTCATCTGCGGTGCCATCGCCGAACGCGTCAAGTACAGCACGTGGATGATCTTCGTGGCGCTGTGGATCACCTTCGACTACGCTCCGATGGCCCACATGGTGTGGAATGGCGGTCTGCTTTCGGCTGACGGCCCGATCTCCCAGGCGCTCGGCGCCCAGGCCCACGACTTCGCAGGCGGCACCGTCGTGCACATCAACGCCGCAGTCGCAGCCCTCATCATCGTGCTCATCATTGGCAAGCGCAAGGGCTTCGGTGTTGAGCCGATGCGCCCGCACAACGTGCCGTTCGTCATGCTCGGCGCCTTCCTGCTGTGGTTCGGCTGGTTCGGTTTCAACGCCGGCTCCGCATTCGCCGCCAACGGTGTCGCCGGCTACGCCTGGGTCTCCACCTCGCTCGCCGCGGCCGCCGCAATGCTCACCTGGGGCTTCACCGAGAAGATTCGCACCGGCCACTACACCGCAATGGGTGCCGCTTCGGGCATCGTCGCCGGTCTCGTCGCCATCACGCCAGCCGCTGACGTGGTCTCGCCGATCTGGGCCATCGTACTCGGCGCCATCGCCGGTGTGGTCACCTGCTTGGCCTGCTCGCTCAAGTTCAAGCTTGGCTACGACGATTCGCTCGACGTGGTTGGCGTCCATGGCGTCGGCGGTCTCGTCGGCACCGTGCTCCTCGGCTTCTTCATGGAAGGCACTGGCCTCTTCTACAGCGGCAAGTGGAACCAGCTCGGTGTGCAGTTGATCATCGCCATCATCGCCATCGCGTTCTCCGCGGTGATCACCACGATCATCGCCTTCGCACTCGAGAAGACCATTGGCTGGCGCGTCACGCAGGCCCAGGAAGTGGCCGGCATCGACTTGGCCGATCAGGGCGAACGTGCCTACGATTTCGCTGGTACCGCCAGCTCTGTTATTAGGGAGATGAAGTGA
- a CDS encoding C69 family dipeptidase — MSCTTLLVGKSASYDGSTIIARNDDSGSGTYDPKKFVAVRPEDQPRHYRSVISHMEIDLPDDPCLYSIVPNVRPNRGVLAEAGVNEYNVAMSATETIAVNSRVLAADPLVKLVPAHGEPGDADYREEVPGGFGEEDIITLVLPYVRTAREAVARIGELLATYGTYESNGIIASDVDEIWYVETIGGHHWIARRVPDDCYAAIPNQLGIDLLDIDDAMSECRNNMCSADLADFIEANHLDRAMPDPEFADHTAQHVNPRTVFGTATPKDAIYNTPRAWYMQRYLNPSDDWDSSAAQYRPDSQDMPWAREPESKVTIEDVAFLMGSHFQGTPFDPYGTTGTAESRHRYRPIGVNRTGQMVCMQIRPYAAAAYRSIMWISYGSSAFTTPAPFYANVTDTPAYLRDTDGENASTNSLYWTNRILAVMADAHYYDTDGEIEQYIEDVQAHGHRLVADTDASIRADADALASDSAREGLKAVRLELQTANEAMADWLQTRTQTLLNQVLYTTSNLMHNAFKMSDHWMS, encoded by the coding sequence ATGTCTTGCACAACGCTATTGGTAGGAAAATCAGCGAGTTACGACGGCTCCACGATCATCGCGCGCAACGATGACTCGGGCAGCGGCACCTACGACCCGAAGAAATTCGTGGCGGTGCGTCCCGAAGACCAGCCGCGGCACTACCGCAGTGTGATCAGCCACATGGAGATCGATCTGCCCGACGACCCGTGCCTGTACAGCATTGTGCCGAACGTGCGCCCGAATCGCGGCGTGCTCGCCGAAGCGGGCGTCAACGAATACAATGTGGCGATGAGCGCAACCGAGACCATCGCCGTGAATTCGCGCGTGCTCGCCGCCGATCCGCTCGTCAAGCTCGTGCCGGCGCACGGCGAACCCGGTGACGCTGACTATCGCGAGGAGGTGCCCGGCGGTTTCGGCGAGGAGGACATCATCACGCTCGTGCTGCCGTATGTGAGGACGGCGCGTGAGGCAGTCGCGCGCATCGGCGAGCTGCTCGCGACCTACGGCACCTATGAGTCGAACGGGATCATCGCCAGCGATGTGGATGAGATCTGGTATGTGGAGACGATCGGCGGCCATCACTGGATTGCGCGCCGTGTGCCGGACGACTGCTACGCCGCCATTCCGAACCAGCTCGGTATAGATTTGCTCGACATCGACGACGCGATGAGCGAATGCCGCAACAATATGTGCAGCGCCGATCTGGCCGATTTCATCGAGGCGAACCATCTCGACCGCGCCATGCCCGACCCCGAGTTCGCAGACCACACCGCGCAGCATGTCAATCCGCGCACGGTGTTCGGCACGGCGACGCCGAAGGACGCGATCTATAACACCCCACGCGCCTGGTACATGCAGCGGTATCTCAACCCGAGCGACGACTGGGATTCGTCGGCCGCGCAGTACCGCCCGGATTCGCAGGACATGCCGTGGGCGCGCGAGCCGGAGAGCAAAGTGACCATAGAGGACGTCGCGTTCCTGATGGGCTCGCATTTCCAAGGCACGCCGTTCGACCCGTACGGCACGACCGGCACGGCGGAATCCCGGCACCGCTACCGCCCGATCGGCGTGAACCGCACCGGGCAGATGGTCTGCATGCAGATTCGCCCGTATGCGGCCGCCGCCTACCGTTCGATCATGTGGATCTCATACGGTTCCAGCGCGTTCACCACTCCCGCGCCGTTCTACGCGAATGTGACCGATACGCCGGCCTATCTACGCGACACCGACGGCGAAAATGCGTCGACGAACTCGCTGTACTGGACGAACCGCATACTCGCGGTGATGGCCGACGCGCATTACTATGACACGGACGGCGAGATCGAACAGTACATCGAAGATGTGCAGGCGCATGGCCACCGGCTTGTCGCGGACACCGACGCCTCGATCCGCGCCGATGCCGACGCGTTGGCGAGCGACTCCGCGCGCGAGGGGCTCAAGGCGGTGCGTCTGGAGTTGCAGACTGCAAACGAGGCGATGGCAGATTGGCTGCAGACGCGCACGCAGACGCTGCTCAATCAGGTGCTCTACACGACGAGCAATCTCATGCACAACGCGTTCAAGATGAGTGACCACTGGATGAGCTGA
- a CDS encoding [protein-PII] uridylyltransferase codes for MAMSTLKQQFLELSEPDDDGVYRNGSAKRMARTNLAMRELESLWNEAVHSVPFQIPDSGIGLAAVGSLARGQIGPASDLDLVLITADHVALSTAQLNEFANKLWYPIWDSGLDLDHSVRTVSQCESVTDHDLPAAMGWLNVNPIAGDRHLIETTATAILERWRKAARKRLPELLESANVRNERFDRMSYVNQPDIKESRGGLRDTVLLSALAASWLADRPHGRYDDAVERLLDVRDAIHLITRKDTNRLLTQYQAEVAAMLGLADPTLPEGERGAKSIDDLQTLLASLSRTIAFALDSTASRAQRTLVHDKPRFSFFQILSPRAGGKREAPKFETLAPGVAKHEQEIVLAPQADPLADPALPLRVAAVAGREGLPINTSTLVNLKRAPIHDNVWSDEMRRLFVELLASGERLPQVWEELDFVGIPGRLMPEWDAIRNRPSASAAHRYTIDRHMLAVTAQLGRERPVSCGAFDDAHYTALLLAGILHDIGKRPGVADHAAEGARHAAVIVRRMGFDNQMVDWVRLLVREHLTLSDFASSRNPNDPEVGAELASRVGGDPQLLDMLFALTKADMSSLGATAGETISNTVGWSKWRARLVTQMATLARNTM; via the coding sequence ATGGCGATGAGCACATTGAAACAGCAGTTCCTCGAGCTGAGCGAGCCGGACGACGATGGAGTCTACCGCAATGGCAGCGCCAAGCGCATGGCCCGCACGAATCTGGCGATGCGCGAGCTTGAGTCATTGTGGAACGAAGCCGTGCACTCCGTGCCGTTCCAGATTCCAGACTCCGGCATCGGCCTGGCTGCGGTGGGCTCGCTCGCACGCGGGCAGATCGGCCCCGCCTCCGACCTCGACCTCGTACTGATCACCGCCGACCATGTGGCGCTCTCCACCGCGCAGCTCAACGAATTCGCAAACAAGCTGTGGTACCCGATCTGGGACAGCGGGCTCGACCTCGACCATTCGGTGCGCACGGTGAGCCAATGCGAATCGGTGACCGACCACGATCTGCCCGCTGCGATGGGCTGGCTCAACGTGAACCCGATCGCCGGCGACCGGCACCTGATCGAGACCACGGCCACGGCGATCCTCGAACGGTGGCGCAAGGCGGCACGCAAGCGGTTGCCCGAACTGCTGGAATCTGCAAACGTGCGCAACGAACGCTTCGACAGAATGTCGTATGTGAACCAGCCCGACATCAAGGAATCGCGCGGCGGTCTGCGCGACACGGTGCTCCTCTCCGCGCTCGCCGCCTCCTGGCTCGCCGACCGCCCGCACGGCCGCTATGACGACGCGGTGGAACGTCTGCTCGACGTGCGCGATGCAATCCATTTGATTACGCGCAAAGACACGAACAGATTGCTCACGCAATACCAGGCCGAGGTCGCCGCGATGCTCGGTCTCGCCGATCCCACGCTGCCGGAGGGGGAGCGCGGGGCGAAGTCGATTGACGACCTGCAGACGCTGCTCGCGAGCCTGAGCCGCACGATCGCGTTCGCGCTCGATTCGACCGCCTCGCGCGCGCAGCGCACGCTCGTGCATGACAAGCCGCGGTTCTCGTTCTTCCAGATTCTCTCACCGCGCGCCGGCGGCAAACGTGAGGCGCCGAAATTCGAGACGCTCGCGCCGGGCGTCGCCAAACACGAGCAGGAGATCGTGCTCGCCCCACAGGCGGACCCGCTCGCCGACCCCGCGCTGCCGCTGCGCGTGGCCGCGGTCGCCGGGCGTGAGGGTCTGCCGATCAATACGTCCACGTTGGTGAATCTCAAACGTGCGCCGATTCACGACAACGTGTGGAGCGACGAGATGCGCCGGCTGTTCGTGGAATTACTGGCGAGCGGCGAGCGGTTGCCACAGGTGTGGGAGGAGCTCGATTTCGTGGGCATTCCGGGCAGACTGATGCCCGAATGGGACGCGATTCGCAACCGGCCGAGCGCCTCCGCGGCGCATCGCTACACGATCGACCGGCATATGCTCGCGGTGACCGCGCAACTGGGGCGTGAGCGGCCAGTCAGCTGTGGCGCCTTCGATGACGCCCACTACACGGCGCTGCTGCTCGCGGGGATTCTGCACGACATAGGCAAGCGGCCGGGCGTGGCCGATCATGCGGCGGAGGGCGCGCGCCACGCTGCGGTGATCGTGCGGCGCATGGGATTCGACAATCAGATGGTGGATTGGGTGCGCCTGCTCGTGCGCGAACACCTGACACTCTCGGATTTCGCCAGCTCGCGCAACCCAAACGACCCGGAGGTGGGCGCCGAACTGGCGTCGCGTGTGGGCGGCGACCCCCAGCTGCTCGACATGCTGTTCGCGCTGACGAAGGCCGACATGTCGTCGTTGGGCGCCACCGCCGGCGAGACGATCTCGAACACGGTGGGGTGGAGCAAATGGCGCGCGCGTCTGGTGACGCAGATGGCCACGCTGGCGCGAAACACCATGTGA
- a CDS encoding P-II family nitrogen regulator: protein MKLITAIIQPHKLDDVKEALASAGVHGLTVSEANGYGRQRGHTEIYRGAEYTVDLIPKVRVEVLSDDADAETLVDVIVKSAGSGTIGDGKVWVAPLDMVVRVRTGETGSAAI from the coding sequence ATGAAGCTCATTACCGCAATCATTCAGCCACATAAGCTCGACGATGTGAAGGAGGCGCTCGCCTCCGCCGGCGTGCACGGTCTCACCGTCTCCGAGGCGAACGGCTACGGCCGCCAGCGTGGACACACCGAGATCTACCGCGGCGCCGAGTACACCGTGGACCTCATTCCGAAGGTGCGCGTGGAAGTGCTCTCCGACGATGCCGATGCCGAGACGTTGGTCGATGTGATCGTCAAGTCCGCCGGCTCCGGCACGATCGGCGACGGCAAGGTCTGGGTCGCCCCGCTCGACATGGTGGTGCGCGTGCGCACCGGCGAGACCGGTTCCGCCGCGATCTGA
- the dnaB gene encoding replicative DNA helicase — protein sequence MADGFHNNTRTDTSANAAGLFDRVPPHDDNAEMATLGGMLMSKDAIGEVSQIISVDDFYEPKHQTIYEAIIGKFSASEPADAVTVANRLSDSGDLDKVGGIDYLHSLIASVPTAANASYYAEIVHQRALLRRVIASGTKIAQLGYDAEGSQAQDVINMAQAEVYEMSTGRVRQDYAPVQAAVHDALDQIDSIQKGELQAGVPTGFQEIDEVTKGLQPGQMVVVAGRPAMGKSTLGVDFARSAAIHHHDTTILFSLEMSKVELAQRIISAETGVPLAALRNADDIDPNRWNTLNNFYARLQDAPLFIDDSPNMSLMEIRAKCRRLKQTNDLKLVVIDYLQLMTSGKAVESRQQEVSEFSRALKLLAKELEVPVVALSQLNRGPEMRNDKKPQLSDLRESGSIEQDADVVFLVHRPDFYDEEDRPGEADIIMAKHRNGPTRTFGLVFQGQYSRFSDMNREV from the coding sequence ATGGCTGACGGATTCCACAACAACACTCGCACCGACACCAGCGCCAATGCTGCTGGTCTCTTCGACCGCGTCCCCCCGCACGACGACAACGCCGAGATGGCGACGCTCGGCGGCATGCTCATGAGCAAGGACGCCATTGGCGAGGTTTCGCAGATCATTTCGGTGGATGACTTCTATGAGCCGAAACACCAGACGATCTACGAGGCGATCATTGGCAAGTTCTCCGCATCCGAGCCCGCAGACGCCGTCACCGTGGCCAACAGGCTGAGCGACTCCGGAGACCTCGACAAGGTCGGTGGCATCGACTACCTGCATTCGCTCATCGCCTCCGTGCCCACGGCTGCGAACGCCTCGTATTATGCGGAGATTGTGCACCAGCGCGCGCTGTTGCGCCGCGTGATCGCCTCGGGTACGAAGATCGCGCAGCTCGGCTATGACGCCGAAGGCTCGCAGGCGCAGGATGTGATCAACATGGCGCAGGCCGAGGTGTATGAGATGAGCACCGGCCGCGTGCGCCAGGACTACGCCCCCGTGCAGGCCGCCGTGCACGATGCGCTCGACCAGATCGACAGCATTCAGAAGGGCGAGCTCCAGGCGGGCGTGCCCACCGGCTTCCAGGAGATCGACGAGGTGACCAAGGGCCTGCAACCGGGCCAGATGGTGGTGGTCGCCGGTCGCCCGGCCATGGGCAAGTCCACGCTCGGTGTGGATTTCGCGCGTTCCGCCGCCATTCACCACCACGACACGACCATCCTGTTCAGCTTGGAAATGAGCAAGGTCGAACTTGCGCAGCGCATCATCTCGGCGGAGACGGGCGTGCCGCTGGCCGCCTTGCGCAATGCCGACGACATTGACCCGAACCGCTGGAATACGCTCAACAACTTCTATGCGAGGCTTCAGGACGCCCCGCTGTTCATAGACGATTCGCCGAACATGAGCCTCATGGAGATCCGTGCGAAATGCCGCCGGCTCAAGCAGACGAACGACCTGAAGCTCGTCGTGATCGACTACCTGCAGCTCATGACCTCGGGCAAGGCGGTGGAGAGCCGACAGCAGGAGGTCTCCGAGTTCTCGCGAGCACTCAAGCTGCTCGCCAAGGAGCTCGAGGTGCCGGTGGTGGCGTTGAGCCAGCTCAACCGTGGCCCGGAAATGCGCAACGACAAGAAACCGCAGCTTTCCGACCTGCGCGAATCCGGTTCCATCGAGCAGGACGCCGACGTGGTGTTCCTCGTGCACCGCCCGGACTTCTACGACGAGGAGGACCGCCCGGGCGAGGCCGACATCATCATGGCCAAGCACCGCAACGGCCCGACGCGCACCTTCGGCCTGGTGTTCCAAGGCCAGTACTCACGCTTCAGCGACATGAACCGCGAGGTGTGA
- a CDS encoding phage major capsid protein gives MAVFKTTTTKGAFPDAQFIAAREAIPEAIALNPLVATQSVVISGDAPRVNVPYVSVDPTANVVAEGAEIATSNPALNQISFGTHKIALLVPFSNESLRYEDAVTLITDSAQKALVAQADHLFLAADADTNGVLPTGIAKIPAATEDTSGVTEVTAASKAKTLDAVLDVLAAVTDKGATPTAIVMRFSTWATLMALTATDGRPLIEPDVTASASPMLFNVPVLFNSQVPANTILTMSAPDVIVSVSDIAADTDSSAMFTSDSSLLRMTLRLGFGVANPGRLGRVIVPTK, from the coding sequence ATGGCGGTTTTCAAGACAACAACAACCAAGGGGGCATTCCCTGATGCGCAATTCATCGCAGCTCGCGAGGCCATTCCCGAGGCCATCGCACTCAACCCACTTGTGGCAACACAGTCGGTTGTAATCAGTGGCGACGCGCCTAGGGTTAATGTGCCCTACGTGTCGGTAGATCCCACGGCAAACGTCGTGGCCGAGGGGGCGGAGATAGCCACGAGCAACCCGGCGTTGAACCAAATCAGCTTCGGCACCCACAAGATTGCGCTTCTCGTACCGTTCTCGAACGAGAGCCTCCGCTACGAGGATGCCGTGACGCTTATCACCGATTCGGCGCAGAAGGCGCTCGTGGCGCAGGCCGACCATCTGTTCCTTGCGGCGGACGCTGATACGAACGGCGTGCTTCCCACTGGTATCGCGAAGATTCCGGCGGCGACGGAAGACACGAGCGGGGTGACCGAGGTTACGGCCGCGAGCAAGGCGAAGACCCTCGATGCGGTTCTCGACGTGCTGGCGGCCGTCACCGACAAAGGGGCCACGCCCACGGCTATCGTCATGCGTTTTTCGACGTGGGCAACCCTCATGGCGCTCACCGCTACAGACGGGCGTCCGCTTATCGAGCCCGATGTGACGGCTTCCGCGTCGCCCATGCTGTTCAACGTCCCCGTCCTGTTCAACAGCCAAGTCCCCGCGAACACCATCCTCACGATGTCCGCGCCCGATGTGATTGTGAGCGTTTCGGATATTGCCGCAGATACTGATTCTTCTGCGATGTTCACCAGCGATTCCTCGTTGTTGCGCATGACGTTGCGCCTCGGGTTTGGTGTCGCGAATCCTGGACGTCTTGGTCGCGTGATCGTCCCGACGAAGTGA
- the ftsY gene encoding signal recognition particle-docking protein FtsY, producing MDTNTIYAIVIFAVIAAVLIIGSWLIGRSRRNAINKSTEHAKAAADARLAAERAQAEQEEREAHERAKKPAESGGGQSSGGKPAEPTNEEKIEAEEPAISHAELEAQERERLSQTPPKLAAAEEVPGEESAQAESVVEDLAVVEEVPTPPAEQIEKPAGKKSRLQRLRERLSKSSNPFGKALFNILAKDQLSEADWEDVEDTLLLADVGAEASEELVDKLRTDARVTGESDPQQLRDALRSELLALVGPDMDRTLEAEKPDAKKPSVIIMVGVNGTGKTTTAGKLARLFVSEDKTVLLGAADTFRAAAADQLETWGAKVDVPVVRSDREGADPASVAFEASAKAKELGTDVLIIDTAGRLQNKANLMDELGKIRRVTEKNLPVDEVLLVLDATTGQNGMAQAKVFAEAIGITGVVLTKLDGSAKGGIVISVQKELGVPVKLVGVGEGPDDLAPFDPESFVDGILGE from the coding sequence ATGGATACAAACACGATTTACGCCATTGTGATCTTCGCGGTCATCGCCGCCGTGCTGATCATCGGCAGCTGGCTCATCGGCCGCTCGCGCCGGAATGCGATCAACAAATCGACCGAGCACGCGAAGGCGGCCGCCGACGCGCGCCTGGCCGCAGAACGCGCGCAGGCCGAGCAGGAGGAGCGCGAGGCACATGAACGGGCGAAGAAGCCCGCCGAAAGCGGGGGCGGGCAATCTTCCGGCGGAAAACCGGCGGAGCCGACCAACGAAGAGAAGATCGAGGCCGAGGAGCCGGCGATCTCGCACGCCGAACTCGAGGCGCAGGAGCGTGAGCGGCTGTCCCAGACGCCGCCGAAGCTCGCCGCGGCGGAGGAGGTGCCGGGCGAGGAGTCTGCACAGGCGGAATCTGTGGTCGAAGACCTGGCCGTGGTCGAGGAGGTGCCGACGCCCCCGGCCGAGCAGATCGAGAAGCCGGCCGGCAAGAAGAGCCGACTGCAGCGGCTGCGCGAACGGCTGAGCAAGTCGAGCAACCCGTTCGGCAAGGCCCTGTTCAACATTCTCGCGAAAGACCAGCTGTCGGAGGCGGACTGGGAGGACGTCGAAGACACGTTGTTGCTCGCCGACGTGGGCGCCGAGGCAAGCGAGGAGCTCGTGGACAAGCTGCGCACCGACGCGCGCGTGACCGGTGAGAGCGATCCGCAACAGCTGCGCGACGCACTGCGCTCCGAGCTGCTCGCGCTGGTGGGGCCCGACATGGACCGCACGCTGGAGGCCGAGAAGCCGGATGCGAAGAAGCCGAGCGTCATCATCATGGTGGGCGTCAACGGCACCGGCAAGACGACCACAGCGGGCAAACTCGCGCGTCTGTTCGTCTCCGAAGACAAGACCGTGCTGCTCGGCGCCGCCGACACGTTCCGCGCCGCCGCCGCCGACCAGCTCGAGACGTGGGGTGCGAAGGTGGACGTGCCGGTCGTGCGTTCCGATCGCGAGGGCGCCGACCCGGCGTCAGTGGCCTTCGAGGCGAGCGCGAAGGCGAAGGAACTTGGCACCGACGTGCTCATCATCGACACCGCAGGCCGTTTGCAGAACAAGGCCAACCTGATGGACGAGCTGGGCAAGATCCGCCGCGTGACCGAGAAGAACCTGCCGGTGGACGAGGTGCTGCTCGTGCTCGACGCGACCACCGGGCAGAACGGCATGGCGCAGGCGAAGGTGTTCGCCGAGGCGATCGGCATCACCGGCGTCGTGCTCACGAAGCTCGACGGTTCGGCGAAGGGCGGCATTGTCATCTCGGTGCAGAAGGAGCTCGGCGTGCCGGTCAAGCTTGTCGGCGTGGGCGAGGGGCCCGACGATCTGGCGCCCTTCGACCCTGAGTCGTTCGTGGACGGCATTCTGGGCGAGTGA
- a CDS encoding tyrosine-type recombinase/integrase produces the protein MVIVMPRERIPLGQHGDVWFESVGEGWRALCQYRTPDGKLRKLKRSGKSKEAARRNLEQAFSTLPLNAGGDVDGRMQLDRLAELYLDDAARRVRQSSLAPYRSAVKTIDAGLSGLRVFEATPMVLQRFIDNVVEEHGRGAAKTCKNVLSGMFKLAVRNGAIMHNPVAELDMVRRSDDDEERQADAIPLEGLEDVFRAISTISDLVRNDEVDLLRFMVGTGLRVSEACGLLWDCVDFDTGQISVERQSKRVPGEGVQVVDDVKTSASRRRIHIPSATVDLLRRRHEEQVRDGGGGEHDLVFPLPNGNVREANLLNKHLRLNRDALGYPELRFTSHSFRKTCASILEAQGAPQLAIRDYLGHEDEQLTERVYIARNLHTVETASTLDKWGGLDSI, from the coding sequence GTGGTGATAGTGATGCCGCGTGAGCGGATTCCGTTGGGTCAGCATGGTGATGTTTGGTTCGAGTCGGTTGGTGAGGGTTGGCGTGCTCTCTGCCAGTATCGGACGCCTGATGGGAAGCTGAGGAAGCTCAAGCGGTCGGGCAAGTCGAAAGAGGCTGCGCGACGGAATCTGGAGCAGGCGTTCAGCACCTTGCCTCTGAATGCTGGCGGTGATGTTGATGGGCGTATGCAGCTGGACAGGCTGGCCGAATTGTATCTGGATGATGCCGCGCGTCGTGTGCGTCAATCGAGTCTCGCCCCATACAGGTCGGCGGTCAAGACGATTGACGCCGGTTTGAGTGGGTTGCGCGTGTTCGAGGCCACTCCGATGGTGCTGCAACGGTTCATCGACAACGTGGTGGAGGAACATGGGCGCGGTGCAGCCAAAACATGTAAAAACGTGTTAAGCGGCATGTTCAAGCTGGCGGTTCGGAATGGCGCTATCATGCATAATCCGGTGGCGGAGCTGGACATGGTGAGGCGTTCCGATGATGATGAAGAACGGCAGGCGGATGCGATTCCTTTGGAGGGCTTGGAGGATGTGTTCCGGGCCATCTCAACCATTTCCGATTTGGTTAGAAACGATGAAGTAGATCTACTGCGATTCATGGTTGGCACCGGGTTGAGGGTGTCCGAGGCGTGTGGTCTGCTCTGGGATTGCGTGGATTTTGACACTGGGCAGATTTCGGTTGAACGCCAGTCGAAGCGTGTTCCCGGTGAGGGTGTGCAGGTGGTTGATGATGTCAAGACGAGCGCGAGCCGGAGGCGTATCCATATTCCATCTGCGACGGTTGATTTGCTCAGGAGGCGGCATGAGGAGCAGGTGCGCGATGGTGGGGGCGGTGAGCATGATTTGGTGTTTCCGCTGCCGAATGGGAATGTCCGTGAGGCGAATCTGCTGAACAAGCATCTGCGGTTGAATCGTGATGCGCTTGGCTATCCTGAGTTGCGGTTCACGTCCCATTCGTTTCGGAAGACGTGTGCGAGCATCCTTGAGGCGCAGGGAGCGCCGCAGCTGGCCATACGTGACTATCTGGGGCATGAGGATGAACAGTTGACCGAGCGTGTCTATATTGCCCGTAATCTGCACACGGTGGAGACGGCGAGCACGTTGGACAAGTGGGGCGGTCTTGACTCGATATGA